One Enterococcus silesiacus genomic window carries:
- a CDS encoding magnesium transporter MgtE, with product MNEGQEMEEHFSLLLEKLKEQQMAEFRELFLALHIYEQGQFYQSIDEADRKQIYSYLSPKELADMFDVIEEDNENMKDYIAEMRPSYAAEMLSEMYTDNAVDLLNMLDKSQKAKYLSLMSTEDAGEIKELLHYEDDTAGSIMTTEFVSIVANQTVRSAMYVLKNQADVAETIYYVYVVDQEDHLVGVISLRDLIVNDDDTMISDVLSERVISVHVGDDQEDVAQTIRDYDFLALPVTDYDDHLLGIVTVDDIIDVIDDEAASDYSGLAGVNVEEVSENPIKAASKRLPWLITLLFLGMSTATLISHYEELVSEASILAVFISLITGTAGNAGTQSLAVAVRRLAVSDEKDNNFSRLIISEVLTGLVTGAVTGVAIFVVVGIWQHNFPLGFVIGMAMLCAITVANLAGSLIPMLMDKLGFDPAVASGPFITTLSDLTSVLIYFNIASLFMQYFV from the coding sequence ATGAATGAAGGACAAGAAATGGAAGAACATTTCTCCTTACTGTTGGAAAAATTGAAAGAGCAGCAAATGGCTGAATTTCGGGAGCTATTTCTAGCACTTCACATTTATGAACAGGGGCAATTTTATCAGTCGATCGATGAAGCAGATAGAAAACAAATTTACAGCTATTTGTCGCCTAAAGAATTAGCAGATATGTTTGATGTTATCGAAGAAGATAATGAGAATATGAAAGACTATATAGCCGAGATGCGTCCAAGCTATGCGGCTGAAATGCTGTCAGAAATGTACACCGATAATGCAGTTGACTTGTTGAACATGCTTGATAAAAGTCAAAAAGCAAAATATCTTAGTTTGATGAGTACAGAAGACGCTGGTGAAATCAAGGAACTGCTGCATTATGAAGATGATACAGCAGGATCAATCATGACGACAGAATTTGTTTCTATCGTTGCTAATCAAACCGTTCGCTCTGCCATGTATGTGTTGAAAAATCAAGCAGATGTCGCTGAAACAATTTATTATGTCTATGTGGTGGATCAAGAAGATCATTTAGTCGGAGTTATTTCTTTGCGTGACCTGATTGTAAACGATGATGATACAATGATCTCTGACGTCCTGAGTGAACGGGTAATCTCGGTCCATGTTGGGGATGATCAGGAAGATGTTGCTCAAACGATTCGAGATTATGATTTCCTAGCACTACCTGTTACAGATTATGATGATCATCTTTTAGGGATTGTTACAGTTGATGATATCATTGATGTTATTGATGATGAGGCAGCTAGTGATTACTCTGGACTTGCTGGGGTCAACGTTGAAGAAGTCAGCGAAAATCCAATTAAGGCTGCCTCTAAACGGCTCCCTTGGTTAATCACCTTGTTATTTTTAGGAATGTCTACAGCAACATTAATCAGCCATTATGAAGAGTTAGTAAGTGAAGCAAGTATTTTGGCTGTATTCATTTCTTTGATCACAGGAACTGCTGGAAACGCTGGTACCCAATCATTAGCGGTTGCCGTTAGAAGATTAGCAGTATCTGATGAAAAAGACAATAACTTTAGTCGTTTGATCATTAGTGAGGTGTTAACAGGACTTGTAACGGGTGCTGTGACTGGTGTGGCTATTTTTGTCGTCGTTGGAATCTGGCAGCACAATTTTCCATTAGGGTTTGTGATCGGAATGGCGATGCTTTGCGCGATTACAGTTGCCAATCTGGCTGGAAGCTTGATTCCCATGCTGATGGATAAATTAGGCTTTGATCCTGCGGTTGCCAGCGGTCCTTTTATCACAACTCTAAGTGATTTAACAAGTGTTTTGATCTATTTTAATATTGCGAGTCTCTTTATGCAATATTTTGTTTAG
- a CDS encoding RNA pseudouridine synthase: MEFNWTVEKEETQQVKAFLKEQGISKGLLAKIKFQGGKIEVNQSVENVLYKLSFGDQVKITIPDEKEHETLLVDDVSLEIVFEDEHYLVVNKPAGIASIPAQYHPNGTMANRVKAYFKTQNYQNQVIHVVTRLDRDTTGLMLFAKHGFAHAMLDQELRKKEVIKIYQALVAGDVLTLNKHGKIELPIGRDMSSILKRTIVETGQQAKTEYWLTKRNQDKALVNIQLHTGRTHQIRVHFEALGCPLLGDEMYGGKMDSGISRQALHCCQLSFMHPFTKQRLELTSPLAADMKKIVDQL, translated from the coding sequence ATGGAATTTAATTGGACAGTTGAAAAAGAAGAGACACAACAAGTAAAAGCTTTTTTAAAAGAGCAGGGAATCTCCAAAGGTCTTTTGGCGAAAATTAAATTTCAAGGGGGCAAAATCGAGGTTAATCAGTCGGTTGAGAATGTCTTATATAAACTATCTTTTGGCGATCAAGTCAAAATCACGATTCCTGATGAAAAAGAACACGAAACCTTACTTGTTGACGATGTATCGCTTGAGATCGTTTTTGAAGATGAGCATTATTTAGTGGTCAATAAACCCGCAGGAATAGCATCGATTCCAGCTCAATATCATCCTAATGGGACAATGGCTAATCGGGTGAAGGCCTATTTTAAAACGCAAAATTATCAAAATCAAGTCATCCATGTGGTGACCCGTTTGGATCGAGATACGACAGGCTTGATGTTATTTGCCAAACATGGTTTTGCTCACGCAATGTTGGATCAGGAATTGCGCAAAAAAGAAGTAATCAAGATTTACCAGGCGTTAGTCGCAGGTGATGTGCTGACGTTAAATAAACATGGTAAAATCGAGCTGCCAATTGGCCGAGATATGTCCTCTATACTAAAGCGGACAATAGTTGAAACGGGCCAGCAGGCAAAAACAGAATATTGGCTAACAAAACGTAACCAGGACAAAGCATTAGTAAACATTCAACTCCATACAGGACGGACCCATCAGATCAGAGTGCATTTTGAGGCTCTGGGCTGTCCTTTACTGGGAGATGAGATGTATGGTGGTAAAATGGATAGCGGGATTAGCCGTCAAGCGCTACACTGCTGTCAATTGAGTTTCATGCATCCATTTACGAAACAACGATTAGAACTAACTTCACCTTTAGCCGCAGATATGAAAAAAATCGTAGATCAACTTTAA
- a CDS encoding copper homeostasis protein CutC, whose translation MIKEFCAENFTNIPTAIRNGAGRIELCDNLAVGGTTPSTGVIEEVVAYAGEKSIPVMTIIRPRGGDFVYNDIELKIMHTDLIEAKKIGTDGVVLGCLTKDNWLDEEALELLIDTAEGIQITFHMAFDVLSKENQLKAIDWLAEHDVHRILTHGGSAGSAIEHNFNHLKELIDYANNRIMILPGGGISSENIDAVVNALGVTEVHGTKIVG comes from the coding sequence ATGATTAAAGAATTCTGTGCCGAAAATTTCACAAATATACCTACTGCCATCCGTAATGGTGCAGGTCGAATTGAATTATGTGACAATCTAGCTGTTGGTGGCACAACGCCTAGTACGGGTGTTATCGAAGAAGTTGTGGCCTATGCTGGTGAAAAATCGATTCCAGTCATGACGATCATCAGACCACGAGGCGGAGACTTTGTTTATAATGATATTGAACTTAAAATCATGCATACAGATCTGATCGAAGCCAAAAAAATTGGAACAGACGGTGTTGTTTTAGGTTGTCTGACAAAGGATAATTGGTTAGATGAAGAGGCTCTTGAATTATTGATCGATACGGCGGAAGGTATACAGATCACTTTCCATATGGCTTTTGATGTGTTAAGTAAAGAAAATCAATTGAAAGCGATCGACTGGCTAGCAGAACATGATGTGCATCGGATTTTAACCCATGGTGGATCTGCTGGAAGTGCCATTGAGCACAATTTTAACCATCTGAAAGAGCTGATTGATTACGCTAACAACCGAATCATGATCTTACCAGGCGGAGGAATTTCTAGTGAAAATATTGACGCTGTAGTCAACGCCTTAGGAGTCACTGAAGTTCACGGAACTAAAATTGTAGGATAA
- a CDS encoding diacylglycerol kinase, whose product MKKHFYLIINENAGSGTGRKAAEKIIKQLQTATIDYTTFYTEYAGHETEIVQKLAQNILIPWSSELENDSFPLLVVLGGDGTLHSVLNALSPFDPLIPIGYIPCGSGNDFARGSGIARQPEKAFFQLLKAESPQEIQVITYTESIQEETGLAVNNVGIGLDAAIVNAANTSASKSALNKFNMGSLSYIFSILKVLFTQKGFPILVEVNGKTIEFGRTFLCTVTKHPYFGGGVPIAPIADPRKPVLDFVLVERVNMFKIFWLIILLTQKKQMNSKYFHHFQSSKLRIVSTVPQYVHADGEILGKRSTDFTFGTSGRYFWF is encoded by the coding sequence ATGAAGAAACATTTTTATCTTATCATCAATGAAAATGCCGGCAGCGGCACTGGCCGAAAGGCTGCCGAAAAAATTATCAAGCAGCTGCAAACAGCCACGATTGATTATACGACTTTTTATACAGAATACGCCGGTCACGAAACAGAAATCGTACAAAAGCTAGCTCAAAATATTTTGATTCCTTGGTCTTCTGAACTGGAAAACGACTCCTTTCCACTTTTAGTTGTTTTAGGTGGTGATGGTACTTTACATAGCGTGCTTAACGCCCTGTCGCCATTTGATCCTCTAATTCCGATCGGCTATATTCCTTGTGGCTCTGGCAATGATTTTGCCCGTGGCTCAGGGATCGCTAGACAGCCGGAAAAAGCCTTTTTCCAATTATTAAAAGCTGAAAGCCCTCAGGAAATTCAAGTGATTACCTATACGGAATCTATTCAAGAAGAAACAGGTCTTGCTGTTAATAATGTTGGCATTGGCTTGGATGCAGCCATTGTTAACGCCGCCAATACATCTGCCTCCAAAAGCGCACTAAATAAATTTAATATGGGGTCCTTGTCTTATATTTTTTCTATTTTAAAGGTATTATTCACCCAAAAGGGCTTTCCGATCTTAGTTGAAGTCAATGGAAAAACAATTGAATTTGGTCGGACTTTCTTATGCACTGTGACTAAGCATCCTTACTTTGGCGGTGGTGTCCCAATCGCTCCTATTGCTGATCCACGCAAACCTGTCCTTGATTTTGTCTTGGTGGAGCGGGTTAATATGTTCAAAATTTTTTGGTTGATCATATTATTGACTCAAAAAAAACAGATGAATTCAAAATATTTTCACCATTTCCAGTCTAGTAAATTACGCATTGTTTCAACCGTTCCTCAATATGTTCATGCAGACGGCGAAATTTTAGGAAAAAGAAGTACTGATTTTACATTTGGAACTTCTGGTAGATACTTCTGGTTCTAA
- a CDS encoding glyoxalase has product MFFEHIHHIAINCSDYHKTKEFYVEKLGFKIIRENQRDDKNDVKLDLKLGNYELELFIAPNAPKRPSYPEALGLRHLAFKVENIEEVITFLAAKEIECEAVRTDTFTGEKMTFFFDPDGLPLELHE; this is encoded by the coding sequence TTGTTTTTTGAACATATTCATCACATCGCGATTAACTGTTCTGATTACCATAAAACAAAAGAATTTTATGTTGAAAAACTTGGTTTTAAGATCATCAGAGAAAATCAAAGAGACGATAAAAACGATGTTAAACTTGATTTGAAATTAGGGAATTATGAGCTAGAACTATTTATTGCGCCTAATGCGCCAAAACGCCCCTCTTATCCTGAGGCTTTGGGCTTACGCCATTTAGCGTTTAAAGTTGAAAATATCGAGGAAGTTATTACTTTTTTAGCTGCCAAAGAAATCGAATGCGAAGCTGTTCGAACAGATACCTTCACAGGAGAAAAAATGACTTTTTTCTTTGATCCGGACGGGTTACCTTTGGAATTACATGAATAA
- a CDS encoding 50S rRNA methyltransferase: protein MLKKIDFARNFLEKHQEQFRCPVCNKAFQLKDHSLICEENHQFDLSKKGTIYFLTHSIQTEYNKKMLVHRGKMIQSGMYLPLLEKMIATMNLTGSTLDVGCGEGSFLAELSSLGLAGAKFGFDISKDGIYLASNQAIEAFWCVADLTNLPFTDQSMDTVLNIFSPSHYQEFKRVLKKDGTVIKVVPEANYLKELRAAFYPDDKSKQTYSNEKVLAKFAKEMDVLVDERVTFTFAVPKEYRLDLLEMSPLEWGVAESVKEELQKNPLSEITIDVRMLKGKNR, encoded by the coding sequence ATGTTGAAAAAAATTGATTTTGCTCGTAATTTTTTAGAAAAACACCAAGAACAATTTCGTTGCCCTGTATGTAACAAAGCCTTTCAGTTAAAAGACCATAGTTTGATTTGTGAGGAAAACCATCAATTTGATTTATCGAAAAAAGGCACTATTTATTTTCTAACGCATAGCATTCAGACGGAATATAATAAAAAAATGTTGGTTCACAGAGGTAAAATGATTCAAAGTGGGATGTATCTGCCTCTATTAGAAAAAATGATCGCTACAATGAATCTAACAGGAAGCACATTGGATGTTGGCTGTGGCGAGGGAAGTTTTTTAGCTGAGCTTTCTTCTTTAGGTTTAGCAGGGGCAAAATTTGGTTTTGATATTTCTAAAGATGGCATCTATTTAGCTAGTAACCAAGCAATTGAGGCTTTTTGGTGTGTAGCTGATTTGACGAATTTACCATTTACAGATCAGTCTATGGATACTGTCTTGAATATTTTTTCTCCGTCTCATTATCAGGAATTTAAACGTGTGTTGAAAAAAGATGGAACAGTAATCAAAGTAGTACCAGAAGCTAATTATTTGAAAGAACTGAGAGCAGCCTTCTATCCAGATGATAAAAGCAAACAAACCTATTCAAATGAAAAAGTTTTAGCAAAATTCGCTAAAGAAATGGATGTTTTAGTTGATGAACGAGTAACCTTCACTTTTGCTGTACCAAAAGAGTATCGTTTAGACTTATTAGAAATGTCCCCGCTTGAGTGGGGGGTGGCTGAAAGTGTAAAAGAAGAGCTTCAAAAGAATCCATTATCTGAAATCACAATTGACGTTCGGATGTTAAAAGGAAAGAACAGGTAA
- a CDS encoding RNA methyltransferase: MTNHIVLFEPQIPANTGNIARTCAATNSPLHLIEPLGFSTDDKHLKRAGLDYWNDVNIMYHKDLTAFLTYLGDRPLHLITKFANQTYSEVDYTNNQDHYFMFGKETTGLPEEFMRENEEKCLRIPMNDEHVRSLNLSNTVALVVYEALRQQNFPALEVKHHYENDKLD; encoded by the coding sequence ATGACAAATCATATTGTATTATTTGAACCACAAATTCCAGCAAATACAGGGAATATCGCACGAACGTGTGCAGCAACAAATTCGCCCTTACATCTCATCGAGCCGTTAGGTTTTTCGACTGATGATAAACACTTAAAAAGAGCTGGATTGGATTACTGGAATGATGTTAATATTATGTACCATAAAGATTTGACAGCATTTTTAACCTACTTAGGTGATCGTCCACTGCATCTGATTACAAAATTCGCGAATCAAACGTATAGTGAAGTAGATTATACTAACAATCAAGATCACTATTTTATGTTTGGCAAAGAGACAACAGGCTTGCCGGAAGAATTTATGCGGGAAAATGAAGAAAAATGTCTACGTATCCCAATGAATGATGAACATGTTCGTTCATTGAATTTGTCGAATACAGTCGCTTTAGTAGTTTATGAAGCATTACGTCAACAGAATTTTCCAGCTTTGGAAGTGAAACATCATTATGAAAATGATAAATTGGATTAA
- a CDS encoding NAD(+) kinase, with amino-acid sequence MKVAIVHNHEHKSTEVTRHLLLLLKKNKIEIDDHQPDLVISVGGDGTLLSAFHRFSHRLDEVSFLGVHTGHLGFYTDWRDYELDELVQSLLVHQEKSVSYPLLDVKISFHGTKPDKHFLALNESTIKRANRTMVADVLIKDELFERFRGDGLSVSTPTGSTAYNKSIGGAVLHPSINAFQLAEIASLNNRVFRTLGSPIVIAHTEWVEIKLQESNDYLITVDQLDIYQDDIKSIYYRIADERIHFSSYRHMHFWHRVKDAFISED; translated from the coding sequence ATGAAAGTAGCAATCGTTCATAATCATGAGCACAAATCAACTGAAGTTACCCGCCATTTACTCCTGCTTTTGAAAAAAAATAAGATTGAGATCGATGATCATCAGCCAGACCTTGTAATTTCTGTAGGGGGCGATGGCACATTACTATCAGCATTTCATCGGTTTAGTCATCGCTTGGATGAAGTAAGCTTTCTTGGCGTCCATACAGGGCATCTAGGCTTTTATACAGATTGGCGAGACTATGAGTTGGATGAACTTGTTCAAAGTCTGCTCGTCCATCAAGAAAAAAGCGTTAGTTATCCGTTATTGGATGTAAAAATCAGTTTTCACGGTACTAAACCAGATAAGCATTTCTTGGCATTGAATGAATCGACTATTAAACGTGCCAATCGTACAATGGTGGCAGATGTTCTGATTAAAGATGAGTTATTTGAACGTTTTCGCGGAGACGGTTTGTCTGTTTCGACACCGACTGGTTCTACAGCGTATAATAAGAGTATTGGTGGAGCGGTGTTGCATCCTAGTATCAATGCGTTTCAGCTTGCCGAGATTGCTTCATTAAATAATCGTGTGTTTAGAACGTTAGGTTCGCCCATTGTAATTGCTCACACCGAATGGGTCGAAATTAAGCTGCAGGAAAGTAATGATTATTTGATCACAGTTGATCAGTTGGATATTTACCAAGACGACATCAAGTCAATTTATTATCGAATTGCGGATGAACGCATTCATTTTTCTTCATACCGACATATGCATTTTTGGCATCGAGTAAAAGATGCCTTTATTAGTGAGGATTAA
- a CDS encoding cystathionine gamma-synthase (catalyzes the formation of cystathionine from L-cysteine and O-succinyl-L-homoserine), with protein sequence MKKETKSGAIQTDTFLAQIGNHQNPVTGSINTPIYFSTTYEHPTLGESTGYDYTRTKNPTREVVETALAVLENGAVGLATSSGMSAVQLVFSQFPVGSQIVASRDLYGGSYRYFKELEQQGIYQFIYVDDEAGFEKAITANTAAVFVETPTNPLMSEVSIEKIAILTKQSNAQLIVDNTFYTPLIQRPLDLGADIVVHSATKYLGGHNDLLAGAVITRSKELGEQLAFSLNTTGAVLSPFDSWLLIRGMKTLALRMERHEKNAQEVAAYLNTCDKVKEVLYPGRGGMLSFKISNQEWIKDFLRNLTIFTFAESLGGVESLITYPTTQTHADIPQELRESYGLTPDLLRISTGIESSEDLINDLRQAFEAVG encoded by the coding sequence ATGAAAAAAGAAACAAAGTCGGGCGCAATTCAAACAGATACATTTTTGGCACAAATCGGTAATCATCAAAATCCAGTGACTGGATCGATCAATACACCAATCTATTTTTCAACGACGTATGAGCATCCAACGCTAGGAGAGTCGACGGGCTATGATTATACTAGAACTAAAAATCCAACGAGAGAAGTTGTTGAAACAGCTCTGGCAGTCTTAGAAAATGGTGCGGTCGGATTAGCGACTAGTTCAGGAATGAGTGCAGTTCAATTAGTCTTCAGTCAATTTCCTGTAGGTAGTCAAATCGTGGCTTCTAGAGATTTATACGGCGGAAGCTATCGTTATTTTAAAGAACTGGAACAACAAGGAATCTATCAGTTTATTTATGTTGATGATGAAGCTGGGTTTGAAAAGGCTATTACAGCCAATACTGCGGCTGTCTTTGTTGAAACCCCAACGAATCCATTGATGAGTGAAGTTTCCATAGAGAAAATTGCAATTTTGACCAAACAATCAAACGCACAGCTAATCGTTGATAATACATTTTATACACCCTTGATTCAACGACCACTAGATCTAGGAGCGGACATTGTTGTGCATAGTGCGACTAAATATTTAGGTGGACACAACGATTTATTGGCAGGTGCTGTTATTACACGCTCAAAAGAACTGGGTGAACAGTTAGCTTTTAGTTTGAATACTACAGGAGCAGTATTGTCTCCATTCGATAGTTGGTTATTAATCAGAGGAATGAAAACTTTAGCTTTGCGGATGGAAAGGCATGAAAAAAATGCTCAGGAAGTTGCAGCATATTTGAACACCTGTGATAAGGTCAAAGAAGTGCTGTATCCAGGGCGTGGCGGAATGTTGAGTTTTAAAATCAGCAATCAAGAATGGATCAAAGATTTTTTGCGAAATTTAACGATTTTCACTTTTGCAGAAAGTTTGGGCGGGGTAGAGAGCTTGATCACTTACCCAACGACGCAAACACATGCCGACATCCCACAAGAATTAAGAGAGTCTTACGGATTAACGCCTGATTTATTGCGAATCTCAACGGGGATTGAATCTAGTGAAGACTTAATCAACGATTTAAGGCAGGCATTTGAAGCAGTAGGATAA
- a CDS encoding exodeoxyribonuclease V subunit alpha, with amino-acid sequence MDTLFGEGEKEYVVGQVQAIFFQNPSNFYKVLLVKITDTNTDYLEKEIVTTGSFGQIQEEEIYRFFGHFVDHPRYGKQFQVDSYQQERPTSASGVVNYLSSEKFPGIGKRTAEKIVEILGEDAIDRIIETPDVLEKVPQLNEKKRQTIIETIRLNHGMEQVIVGLNRYGFGSQLSFAIYQTYKEETLDIIHENPYQLVEDIEGIGFKRADNIAEQLGIGADSDKRVRAAITHEIFQHSVRSGNTYVEAEMLLRETINTLEASRPVEISIDQVAEQIIHLVEEAKIQQEGTKLFENSLYFSEWGIGTSIQRLLTRKKEIKYDKKDIEKNIRGVEKRLGILYGDSQQAAIEEAIKSPLFILTGGPGTGKTTVINGIVSVFAELNGLSLDVKDYTQEMFPILLAAPTGRAAKRMNETTGLPASTIHRLLGLSGREKNPSMTAKELEGGLLIVDEMSMVDTWLANTLFKAIPTNMQVIFVGDKDQLPSVGPGQVLHDLMQINEIPQRELTEIYRQGDGSSIIPLAHEIKQGKLPQDFTVNQKDRSFFPSDVYHIETYVRQIVTKAKAKGFSPQDIQLLAPMYRGAAGIDALNKMMQEIFNPNDGTKKEVKWNESVYRIGDKVLHLVNTPELNVFNGDMGEIVGIILAKESEDKVDELVIQFDNNEVSYKRNEWNKITLSYCCSIHKAQGSEFKMVILPMVHQYHRMLQRNLLYTAVTRSKDILILLGEVQAFNTCVAHESASRLTMLKERITSADDMSLTTRMQLEAYEEGLNKEGPFSETTEIKSVTYEAVKEETAVVEEVIVPVRTKPKTEEISLFSEPVQETSEQIEAEVERLLTPSLVSAQTIDPMIGMGQTTPADFM; translated from the coding sequence ATGGATACATTGTTTGGCGAAGGGGAAAAAGAATATGTGGTTGGACAAGTTCAGGCAATCTTTTTTCAAAATCCCAGCAATTTTTATAAAGTTTTGTTGGTGAAAATCACGGATACGAATACAGATTATTTAGAAAAAGAAATCGTAACGACTGGTAGTTTCGGTCAAATTCAGGAAGAAGAAATTTATCGCTTTTTTGGACATTTCGTTGATCATCCTCGTTATGGCAAACAATTTCAAGTCGATAGCTATCAGCAAGAGCGACCAACTTCTGCCAGTGGCGTTGTAAATTATCTTTCTAGTGAAAAATTTCCAGGGATAGGGAAGCGAACAGCTGAGAAAATCGTTGAAATTTTGGGAGAAGATGCAATCGATCGTATTATTGAAACTCCTGATGTTCTTGAAAAAGTTCCTCAACTAAATGAAAAAAAACGCCAAACAATCATTGAAACGATCCGTTTAAATCATGGGATGGAGCAAGTAATCGTCGGCTTAAATCGTTACGGTTTCGGGAGTCAGCTTTCGTTTGCAATTTATCAAACTTATAAAGAAGAAACTTTAGATATTATTCACGAAAATCCATATCAATTAGTTGAAGATATTGAAGGGATTGGCTTTAAACGGGCCGATAATATTGCAGAGCAGTTGGGGATTGGTGCAGATTCAGACAAACGAGTGCGAGCGGCGATCACACATGAAATTTTCCAACATTCTGTGCGTTCTGGGAATACTTATGTGGAAGCAGAAATGTTGCTGAGAGAAACGATCAATACATTGGAAGCGAGTCGACCTGTAGAAATTTCCATTGATCAAGTGGCAGAACAGATCATCCATTTAGTAGAAGAAGCTAAAATCCAGCAAGAAGGCACAAAACTTTTTGAAAATAGTTTATATTTTTCAGAATGGGGAATCGGGACATCGATCCAACGTCTGCTAACACGAAAAAAAGAAATTAAGTATGATAAAAAAGACATTGAAAAAAATATTCGTGGGGTTGAAAAACGCTTGGGAATCTTGTATGGCGATTCTCAACAAGCGGCAATTGAAGAAGCAATCAAATCACCATTATTCATTTTAACTGGCGGACCAGGTACTGGGAAAACGACCGTCATCAACGGAATTGTTTCAGTCTTTGCCGAGCTGAATGGACTTTCTTTAGATGTAAAGGATTATACACAGGAAATGTTTCCAATACTATTAGCCGCTCCAACTGGACGTGCAGCGAAACGAATGAATGAAACGACTGGACTGCCGGCAAGTACGATCCATCGTCTCTTGGGGTTAAGTGGACGAGAAAAAAATCCTAGTATGACAGCTAAAGAACTAGAAGGCGGTTTATTGATCGTTGATGAAATGTCGATGGTCGATACTTGGTTGGCAAATACATTGTTTAAAGCTATTCCAACCAATATGCAGGTGATTTTTGTTGGTGATAAGGATCAATTACCTTCTGTTGGACCGGGTCAGGTTCTGCATGATTTGATGCAAATCAATGAAATTCCACAAAGAGAATTAACAGAAATTTATCGACAAGGCGACGGTTCAAGTATTATTCCCTTAGCTCATGAAATCAAGCAGGGAAAATTACCACAAGATTTTACTGTCAATCAAAAAGACCGTTCATTTTTTCCAAGTGACGTCTATCATATCGAGACCTATGTCCGCCAAATCGTAACAAAAGCTAAAGCAAAGGGCTTTTCTCCGCAAGATATCCAATTACTGGCTCCAATGTACCGAGGAGCTGCTGGGATTGATGCGTTAAACAAAATGATGCAAGAAATTTTTAATCCTAATGACGGCACGAAAAAGGAAGTAAAATGGAATGAATCTGTTTATCGCATTGGAGATAAGGTCTTACATTTAGTCAATACACCAGAGCTGAATGTGTTTAATGGTGACATGGGCGAGATAGTAGGAATTATTTTAGCGAAAGAATCAGAAGATAAAGTGGATGAATTAGTGATTCAGTTTGACAATAATGAAGTCAGCTATAAACGCAATGAGTGGAATAAAATCACGCTCTCCTATTGCTGTTCGATTCATAAAGCGCAAGGTAGCGAGTTTAAAATGGTTATTTTGCCGATGGTGCATCAATATCATCGGATGCTGCAGCGTAATTTGCTCTATACCGCAGTGACTAGAAGCAAGGACATCCTGATCCTGTTAGGTGAAGTTCAAGCCTTTAACACTTGTGTTGCGCATGAATCAGCTAGTCGCTTAACGATGCTCAAAGAACGGATCACTAGTGCGGATGACATGTCGTTAACTACGAGAATGCAACTTGAGGCCTATGAAGAAGGATTAAACAAAGAGGGGCCATTTTCAGAAACAACAGAAATTAAATCAGTGACCTATGAAGCTGTCAAAGAGGAGACTGCTGTAGTCGAAGAAGTGATAGTGCCAGTGAGAACTAAACCTAAAACGGAAGAAATCTCACTGTTTAGTGAACCTGTTCAAGAAACGAGTGAACAAATAGAAGCAGAGGTTGAGCGCTTATTGACGCCAAGCTTAGTCAGTGCGCAAACAATTGACCCAATGATCGGAATGGGGCAGACAACGCCAGCTGATTTTATGTAG
- a CDS encoding phosphoglycerate mutase — MKLYFTRHGKTEWNQELRFQGMTGDSPLLPTSYEEIKLLGQTVKEVPFEKIFSSTSPRARKTAEGINQELEQPVEIIYTDELKELGLGKLEGQSIAEMRETYGQELDHMRYQLDRYNPEVFQGEPIDQAISRISSVVKSAVDKGDGPYLFVGHGASLTAAIQSLSGKALGELRSMGGLKNNSLSILETAEDDNEQFYTLKLWNDVSFLQ; from the coding sequence ATGAAATTATATTTTACTCGTCATGGAAAAACTGAATGGAATCAGGAACTGCGTTTTCAGGGAATGACTGGAGATTCACCACTGCTTCCAACAAGCTATGAAGAAATAAAATTATTAGGCCAAACGGTCAAGGAAGTACCTTTTGAAAAAATCTTTTCGAGTACTTCACCACGTGCGAGAAAAACAGCTGAAGGCATCAATCAAGAATTAGAACAACCTGTAGAAATCATCTATACGGATGAGCTTAAAGAACTGGGTCTGGGAAAATTAGAAGGTCAGTCTATCGCAGAGATGAGAGAAACGTATGGACAAGAATTAGACCATATGCGTTATCAGCTAGATCGCTACAATCCGGAAGTATTTCAAGGTGAACCGATCGACCAAGCGATTTCACGTATTTCTTCTGTAGTTAAATCTGCGGTTGATAAAGGTGATGGCCCCTATCTTTTCGTTGGCCACGGCGCGTCGTTAACTGCTGCGATTCAATCACTTTCAGGTAAAGCGTTAGGCGAACTGCGCAGTATGGGCGGGCTTAAAAATAATAGCTTGTCGATCCTAGAAACAGCAGAAGATGACAATGAGCAATTTTATACTTTAAAATTATGGAATGATGTTTCCTTTTTACAATAA